Within the Myxococcaceae bacterium JPH2 genome, the region CGACGTGCCCAACGCGCCGGAGGCGTACGTGCACCGCATCGGGCGCACGGGCCGCGCCGGCCGAGAGGGCGTGGCCATCACCCTGCTGGAGCCCCGCGAGCACCGGCTGCTGCGCAACATCGAGAAGCTGACCGGTCAGCGCATCGACGTGGCCACGGTGCCCACCGTCGCGGACCTCCGGGTGCGGCGCATGGACCTCTTGCGCGCGTCCATGCGCGAGGCCCTGCTCGCCGGTGAGCTGGAGTCCTTCCGAGGCGTGATCGAGGGCCTCGCCTCCGACTTCGACGTGCTGGACGTGGCCGCCGCCGCCCTCAAGCTGCTCCAAGAGGCTCGGGACGAGGGCCACGACAGCACCGAGGACGACATCCCCGCCCTGCCGCCGCCCTCCGAGCGGCGCGAGCGCACCGAGCGCACGGATCGCCCCGCCTTCGCCCGCGCGCAGCGTCCCCAGCGCGGCGAACGGCCGGAGTACGGCGAACGGCCCGAGCGCGGCGAGCGTCCCGAGCGCGGTGAGCGCCCCGAGCGCGGAGCCCCGCCCCGGCGCCGGGGCGGCGGTCCCCAGGACTGGGAGATCACCCGGCTGCACATCAACGCGGGGCGCAACGCGGGCATGCGGCCCGCGGACCTCGTGGGTGCCATCGCCGGCGAGTCCGGCCTGGACTCCTCGCAGATCGGCGCCATCCACATCGCGGACACCTACTCGCTCGTGGAGGTCCCCGAGCGTGAGGCGCCGCGCATCATCGCCGCGCTCAAGCAGGCCACCGTGCGCGGTCGCAAGGTGGCGGTGCGCCCGGATCGCGATCGCGCCTGAGCGCTCCGCTCAGCGCAGCCCCGCGCGCCTGGCCAGCTCCTGCGCCAGCGCGCGCAGATCCTGAACTCCGGGCGCCGCGGGGCTCGTGTCGAACACGACCTCGTAGCCCAGCCCCGCCTGGTTGATGGACTCCGAACGGGGGATGCGCGTGCGCAGCACGGGGACGGTCGAGTCCTTCAGCGCCTCGTCCATCGCATCGTTGGTGGCGGTGGTCCGGCGATCCCACAGGTTGATCGCCGCCACCAGCTCGCCGCCCTGCTCGCGAATCTCGCGCCACGCCGTCTCAATCTCACCCAGCCCCTGGAGCGCGAACGCTCCGGTGGGCACGGGGGCGACCACGAGGTCCGCGTAGCTCAGCACCGCCTCGGTGAACGCGCTGATGCTCGGCGGCGTGTCCACCAGCACCACGTCCGGCGTCCAGCTCAGCGTCTTGAGCGCGCGCGGAATTGCCTGAAGGCGGTGTCCCCACTGGAACAGCTCGCGCTCTTGCGTGGCCATGCGCGGCGCTCCGGGCGCGATGAACAACCCCGGCCGCTTGGGAGACGCCACCACCACGTCATCCAGCCGGCGCGCGGGCCGAGCCCCCAGCGCATCCGCCACGCACGGCCCCTCACGTGACTCCAGCCCCAGCACGAGCGAGGCATGGGCCTGAGGATCCAGATCCAACAGCAGCACCCGGTGCCCCGCGTCCGCCAGGGCCGCGGCCACGTGCGCGCAGAGGGTGGTCTTCCCGACCCCTCCCTTGATGGTGCAGAACGCGATCGACGGCATGCCCCGTCCTATACCTCAAGCCCCCCACCGCCCGTTGCCCCAGACTGGCGCACCCCGCGCCATCCCGAGCGCCCCAGAATGGTGCAAGGGCCGCCGCCCCCATGCCCTCTCACCAATGATTTCCAGGGGTTGACCCTGGCACTGCCCATGCTTTTGCCCCCCGCGTCAGGCACGCCGACTACGGTCGCCGGGCGCCAGGAGATTAGTCATGGAAATCCGCTTCTTCGGAGTTCGGGGCAGCATCGCGGTGTCGGGCTCGCGCATCGGGGGGAACACGGCCTGCGTGGAAGTGACGAGCCAGGGGCACCGGATCATCCTCGACGCGGGGACGGGCATCCGCGGGCTGGGCGAGGTGATGCTGCGCGAGGGCGCGCCGCAGAAGGCCACGCTGTTCTTCTCGCACCTGCATTGGGATCACGTGCAGGGCTTCCCCTTCTTCACGCCGGCGTACCTGCCCACCACCGAGCTGACGCTGTACGGCCCGGGCAGCAATGGGGCGCAGGCGCTGGAGTCCACGCTCGCGCAGCAGATGCAGCCGCCGCAGTTCCCGGTGCCGCTGTCCACCATGCGCTCGAAGATGACCTTCGGATCCGCCGAGCATGGGCGGACGGTGGAGACGGGGCCGTTCTGCGTGACGCCGTTGGATGTGCCTCACCCGAACGGGTGCATGGCCTACCGCGTGGAGGCGGATGGACACGCGTTCGTCTACGCCACGGACGTGGAGCTGTCGCCTGGGCAGCTGGTGCCGGACATCGCGCGCGGCTTCGAGGGCGTGGACGCGCTGTGCCTGGATGCCCAGTACACGCAGGAGGAGTACGACGGGCGCAAGGGCATGCCGAAGAAGGGCTGGGGCCACTCGACGAACCTGGACGCCGCGCGGGTGGCCGCCACCGTGGGCGCCGGCCGGCTCTTGCTCTTCCATCATGATCCGTCCCACCCGGACGAGGTCGTGGAGGACATGGCCCAGCAGGCGCGCGCGTACTTCGCGCCCACCGAGCCGGCGCGCGAGGGCCAGCGACTGCTCCTGGGCCGCGCCGCGGGCGCGTGAGGCGGGAACCATGCGCTATGGTTCTCCGG harbors:
- a CDS encoding MBL fold metallo-hydrolase, with the protein product MEIRFFGVRGSIAVSGSRIGGNTACVEVTSQGHRIILDAGTGIRGLGEVMLREGAPQKATLFFSHLHWDHVQGFPFFTPAYLPTTELTLYGPGSNGAQALESTLAQQMQPPQFPVPLSTMRSKMTFGSAEHGRTVETGPFCVTPLDVPHPNGCMAYRVEADGHAFVYATDVELSPGQLVPDIARGFEGVDALCLDAQYTQEEYDGRKGMPKKGWGHSTNLDAARVAATVGAGRLLLFHHDPSHPDEVVEDMAQQARAYFAPTEPAREGQRLLLGRAAGA
- a CDS encoding ParA family protein; the encoded protein is MPSIAFCTIKGGVGKTTLCAHVAAALADAGHRVLLLDLDPQAHASLVLGLESREGPCVADALGARPARRLDDVVVASPKRPGLFIAPGAPRMATQERELFQWGHRLQAIPRALKTLSWTPDVVLVDTPPSISAFTEAVLSYADLVVAPVPTGAFALQGLGEIETAWREIREQGGELVAAINLWDRRTTATNDAMDEALKDSTVPVLRTRIPRSESINQAGLGYEVVFDTSPAAPGVQDLRALAQELARRAGLR